From a single Streptomyces sp. 1331.2 genomic region:
- the dcd gene encoding dCTP deaminase, with protein MLLSDKDIRTEIDLGRVSIDPFDPAMIQPSSIDVRLDRFFRVFENHKYPHIDPSEEQPDLTRLVEPDGDEAFILHPGEFVLASTYEVITLPEDVASRLEGKSSLGRLGLLTHSTAGFIDPGFSGHVTLELSNVATLPIKLYPGMKIGQLCLFRLSSPSEHPYGSERYGSRYQGQRGPTPSRSYLNFHRTEI; from the coding sequence GTGCTGCTCTCTGACAAGGACATCCGGACCGAAATCGACCTGGGCCGGGTCTCCATCGACCCGTTCGACCCGGCGATGATCCAGCCGTCGAGTATCGACGTGCGCCTCGACCGCTTCTTCCGCGTGTTCGAGAACCACAAGTACCCGCACATCGACCCCTCCGAGGAGCAGCCGGACCTGACCCGGCTGGTCGAGCCGGACGGGGACGAGGCGTTCATCCTGCACCCCGGCGAGTTCGTGCTGGCCTCGACGTACGAGGTCATCACGCTGCCCGAGGACGTGGCCTCCCGGCTGGAGGGCAAGTCGAGCCTGGGCCGGCTGGGCCTGCTCACCCACTCCACCGCGGGCTTCATCGACCCCGGGTTCAGCGGCCACGTGACGCTGGAGCTGTCGAACGTGGCGACGCTGCCGATCAAGCTCTACCCGGGCATGAAGATCGGGCAGCTCTGCCTGTTCCGGCTCTCCTCGCCGTCGGAGCACCCGTACGGCTCGGAGCGCTACGGTTCGCGCTACCAGGGCCAGCGCGGCCCGACGCCGTCACGCTCGTACCTGAACTTCCACCGCACCGAGATCTGA